The proteins below are encoded in one region of Fibrobacter sp. UWR2:
- a CDS encoding pseudouridine synthase, whose amino-acid sequence MPRQYKGIPRQVNREAKPHGVARVISKRGFCSRSIAENLVREGRVSLRGKIVRDPDTPAYENDEITVDGKLIEAAQKFYFAMNKPRGIVTTASDEKGRRTVMDLFREQYAKLFPGKPVPHISPVGRLDAASEGLLLFTNDTQWADALLDPRTPKAHIKIYRVQVAGKPSAADLAKMEAGFNVPPRVFGESEEFMHAERAVLHSEGEKNCWLEITLSEGKNREIRRMLAHLGYEVMRLVRIQFDKYTLDDLKPGEIRPLILL is encoded by the coding sequence ATGCCTCGCCAATATAAAGGCATACCTCGGCAAGTAAACCGCGAGGCGAAACCTCACGGGGTTGCACGCGTTATATCGAAGCGCGGCTTTTGCAGCCGTAGCATAGCAGAAAACCTGGTCCGCGAGGGCCGGGTTTCTTTGCGTGGTAAAATCGTACGCGATCCCGACACGCCCGCCTACGAGAACGACGAAATCACCGTAGACGGGAAACTTATCGAGGCCGCCCAGAAGTTCTACTTCGCGATGAACAAGCCCCGCGGCATCGTCACCACCGCAAGCGACGAGAAAGGCCGCAGGACCGTAATGGACCTGTTCCGCGAGCAATACGCCAAACTGTTCCCCGGCAAGCCCGTACCGCACATATCGCCGGTGGGCCGCCTCGATGCCGCCAGCGAAGGATTGCTCCTGTTCACCAACGACACGCAATGGGCCGACGCATTGCTGGACCCGCGCACCCCGAAAGCACACATCAAAATCTATCGCGTGCAGGTCGCAGGCAAACCTTCCGCAGCCGACCTTGCGAAAATGGAAGCAGGATTCAACGTCCCGCCCCGCGTATTCGGCGAAAGCGAGGAGTTCATGCACGCCGAACGCGCCGTTCTCCACAGCGAGGGCGAAAAGAACTGCTGGCTCGAAATCACGTTGTCCGAAGGCAAAAACCGCGAAATCCGCCGCATGCTCGCCCACCTGGGTTACGAAGTCATGCGTCTCGTGCGCATCCAGTTCGACAAGTACACACTCGATGACCTAAAACCCGGCGAAATCCGCCCCCTGATTCTCCTCTAA
- a CDS encoding TIGR02171 family protein, with translation MTMKRMKNLKSVILLLGALACLPLVFSCSNSQSISSGENQSIDVEITADSLQGMLRVTVGKAEVVLGTADEQARQNERPKMKVAIDYSFSVGRHEVTCKEFNALMKDETGLVLDCDNGKLPATNLTYYDAVLFANARSHSEGFDSAYSYTGVVLDAEKHCTNLEGFAFHPEKNAYRLPTEAEWVLAASLNWSPSGGWNAKNSDYRLHDVCTISQEEDKPCDMAGNAMEWVNDWMGFFRDTTLINYVGAPDGGTLGERVVKGGSYRNAASAITLYGRGDVYTVTSSTRADYVGFRLAFGHIPNAVWMGSNGRATQSRVVPLAKASTLYSLTKTYKMKLAFRSDLTGNLTYIDYSSGVLSVVEIPDTLEVFHPEISPDGEKVAFCTGLEGVSGKSAVYVRDLNADGTNLVKLDVEVAAIPRWRVLENGDTAIVYVTSAGNNKEETSFLASSTWQVVFKKGTFGQPEKLFDGAYHGGISEDGTLAVTGARLLRARVADAGSTVMKSATDTVWYDGEQACNASLAKDRSKRTLFLDFGGETGRAFVGTQYDTHERLLVVDSTGALVQSVAAPSGYSFDHSEWVSNNNLAVVTLANMNGSHQVISLVNFSDSSLIDLAEGDELWHPSLWVNKRHFAEGNWLNLDSAGVYLTEEHVAMQSKHRVKMELFWKNLEKNNVLLVGSSRMEMGVNPDMFPEWNMLNLAVPGIDPARDMYFAKNYGLNHSEHLKALAISIDLDNWRGSEDFLHYMLYTTPGYQYDADHNFWVDSIPGAFLEAVENSYPAEIDIRAQITDRGGSWGIARSWDSEPVDVLFDTVFTEEQMNYLHARIDELKSIIDIAAKKNIYVIGIIFPQAPQYKETNALGLYGLQRSVAKKLIDSLDLLSKENKYFVLMDENKMGDHDYTDEMAYNRDHLSNIGAAQLTARLDSVLKTLKW, from the coding sequence ATGACTATGAAACGGATGAAAAATCTCAAATCGGTGATTTTGTTACTGGGAGCCTTGGCATGCTTGCCCCTAGTTTTTTCGTGCTCGAATTCGCAAAGTATTTCATCGGGCGAAAACCAGTCCATTGATGTGGAAATAACGGCTGATTCGCTGCAAGGCATGCTGCGAGTTACGGTTGGCAAGGCTGAAGTTGTCCTAGGTACGGCAGATGAGCAGGCGCGGCAGAACGAACGCCCGAAGATGAAAGTTGCGATAGATTACTCCTTCTCGGTGGGGCGGCACGAGGTGACGTGCAAGGAATTCAACGCGCTGATGAAGGATGAAACTGGGCTTGTCCTGGATTGCGACAATGGTAAGCTGCCTGCTACGAACTTGACTTATTACGATGCGGTCCTTTTTGCGAATGCGCGTAGCCACTCGGAAGGTTTTGATTCTGCATATTCCTACACAGGTGTGGTGCTGGATGCCGAGAAACACTGCACGAATCTGGAAGGTTTCGCGTTCCACCCCGAAAAGAACGCTTATCGCCTGCCGACCGAGGCGGAATGGGTGCTGGCGGCCAGCCTGAACTGGAGCCCCTCTGGTGGCTGGAATGCTAAGAATTCGGATTATAGATTGCACGATGTCTGTACCATATCCCAAGAAGAAGATAAACCCTGCGATATGGCAGGCAATGCGATGGAGTGGGTGAACGACTGGATGGGGTTCTTCCGCGATACGACCTTGATAAACTACGTAGGCGCCCCCGATGGAGGTACGCTTGGTGAACGCGTCGTGAAGGGCGGTAGTTACCGCAATGCGGCTTCGGCAATTACCTTGTATGGCCGTGGGGACGTGTATACGGTGACCTCATCTACGCGTGCCGATTATGTAGGCTTCCGCCTTGCCTTCGGGCACATCCCGAATGCCGTGTGGATGGGCTCCAACGGAAGGGCAACCCAGTCGCGCGTGGTCCCGCTTGCCAAGGCATCGACACTTTACTCCTTGACAAAAACGTACAAGATGAAACTGGCCTTCCGCAGTGACCTCACCGGGAATCTTACCTATATCGATTACTCGAGTGGAGTCCTGTCGGTTGTCGAAATTCCGGATACGCTTGAAGTTTTCCATCCGGAAATTTCTCCGGATGGAGAAAAGGTCGCGTTCTGCACAGGACTTGAGGGTGTCTCTGGAAAGTCGGCGGTCTACGTGCGCGACCTGAATGCAGATGGGACGAATCTTGTGAAACTTGACGTGGAGGTTGCCGCAATTCCGCGCTGGCGTGTGCTTGAAAACGGCGACACGGCGATTGTCTACGTGACTAGTGCGGGGAACAACAAGGAAGAAACCTCCTTCTTGGCGTCGTCTACCTGGCAGGTCGTTTTCAAGAAAGGCACATTTGGCCAACCCGAGAAACTGTTTGATGGAGCTTATCATGGTGGTATCAGCGAAGACGGAACCCTTGCCGTTACGGGGGCCAGGCTCTTGCGTGCGCGTGTCGCAGATGCTGGCTCTACGGTGATGAAATCGGCTACGGATACCGTGTGGTACGATGGAGAACAGGCCTGTAATGCGTCGCTAGCAAAAGACCGTAGCAAGCGCACTCTGTTCCTCGATTTTGGTGGAGAGACTGGCCGCGCATTTGTCGGGACGCAATACGATACTCACGAACGCTTGCTCGTTGTCGACAGCACGGGGGCTCTAGTCCAGTCTGTAGCCGCCCCTTCGGGTTACTCGTTTGACCATAGCGAATGGGTCTCTAACAACAACCTCGCCGTTGTGACGCTTGCAAATATGAACGGCTCGCACCAGGTTATATCTCTGGTGAATTTCTCCGACAGCAGCCTTATCGATCTTGCCGAGGGTGATGAACTCTGGCACCCGAGCCTGTGGGTGAACAAGCGCCATTTTGCGGAAGGAAACTGGCTGAACCTGGATAGTGCCGGCGTGTACCTTACGGAAGAGCATGTAGCCATGCAGTCCAAGCACCGCGTGAAGATGGAACTTTTCTGGAAGAATCTGGAAAAGAACAACGTGTTGCTTGTCGGTAGTTCCAGAATGGAGATGGGCGTGAATCCGGACATGTTCCCGGAATGGAATATGCTGAACCTGGCTGTACCGGGAATTGACCCGGCCCGCGACATGTACTTCGCGAAGAATTACGGGTTGAACCATTCGGAACACCTGAAGGCGCTTGCCATCTCCATCGATTTGGATAACTGGCGAGGGTCGGAAGATTTCTTGCACTATATGCTCTATACGACCCCCGGATACCAGTATGATGCGGACCACAATTTCTGGGTGGACAGCATCCCCGGGGCATTCCTCGAGGCTGTCGAAAATTCGTACCCTGCAGAAATCGATATCAGGGCGCAGATTACGGACCGTGGTGGTTCCTGGGGAATAGCTCGCAGTTGGGATTCTGAACCTGTGGATGTGCTGTTCGATACCGTGTTCACCGAAGAGCAGATGAATTACCTCCATGCGCGGATTGACGAACTGAAATCGATAATCGATATCGCGGCGAAAAAGAACATCTATGTCATCGGGATTATTTTCCCGCAGGCTCCGCAGTACAAAGAGACAAACGCTCTGGGGCTGTATGGATTGCAGCGCAGTGTCGCGAAGAAGCTGATTGACTCTCTGGATTTGCTGAGCAAGGAAAACAAGTACTTTGTCCTGATGGACGAAAACAAGATGGGGGACCACGATTATACCGATGAAATGGCCTATAATCGTGATCACCTGAGCAACATCGGGGCTGCGCAGTTGACCGCACGCCTAGATTCCGTGCTGAAAACCTTAAAGTGGTAA
- the hisC gene encoding histidinol-phosphate transaminase, with protein sequence MAKKMDINELAQKHILNQPLYVTGKPIAYTAREFGLDPKDIDKLASNENPFGPSPKGMEEARKALEEINLYPDGGSYDLIGKIAEFRGVKREQIAVGNGSNELLDMIAQVFLGPGTEAVMGKHSFAVYKLATMAMNAKIIEVDMPAPAYNYDLKAMRAAVNEKTRIVFLANPNNPTGSDLTAKEIIDFADSLPETCVLVMDEAYTEFIEDTPELVPDFNSRIAEGRNIICCRTFSKIYGLAGLRVGYCITRPEIVNLINRVREPFNVNSIAQAAAIGAIDDQEYVNKVRELNKKGLDQLKAGFKELGLAYVDSHANFIAVSGFKDPMDAFKFLQAKGTIIRPQPAMGDVLRITVGTEAQNAKCLANIKAYLGK encoded by the coding sequence ATGGCAAAAAAAATGGACATTAACGAACTCGCACAAAAGCACATCTTGAACCAGCCCCTCTACGTGACCGGCAAGCCCATCGCCTACACCGCCCGCGAATTCGGCCTCGACCCGAAAGACATCGACAAGCTCGCAAGCAACGAGAACCCGTTCGGCCCGAGCCCGAAGGGCATGGAAGAGGCCCGCAAGGCCCTGGAAGAAATCAACCTCTACCCGGATGGCGGTTCTTACGACCTCATCGGAAAGATTGCAGAGTTCCGCGGCGTGAAGCGCGAACAGATTGCCGTGGGTAACGGCAGCAACGAGCTCCTGGACATGATTGCCCAGGTGTTCCTCGGCCCCGGCACCGAAGCCGTGATGGGCAAGCACAGTTTCGCCGTCTACAAGCTCGCCACCATGGCGATGAACGCAAAGATTATCGAAGTTGACATGCCGGCCCCGGCCTACAACTACGACCTCAAGGCCATGCGCGCCGCCGTGAACGAGAAGACCCGCATCGTGTTCCTCGCGAACCCGAACAACCCGACGGGCTCCGACCTCACCGCCAAGGAAATCATCGACTTCGCCGACAGCCTTCCGGAAACCTGCGTGCTGGTAATGGACGAAGCCTACACCGAATTCATTGAAGACACGCCGGAACTCGTCCCGGATTTCAACAGCCGCATCGCCGAAGGCAGGAACATCATCTGCTGCCGTACCTTCAGCAAGATCTACGGTCTCGCCGGCCTCCGCGTGGGTTACTGCATCACCCGCCCCGAAATCGTGAACCTCATCAACCGCGTGCGTGAACCGTTCAACGTGAACAGCATCGCCCAGGCCGCCGCCATCGGCGCCATCGACGACCAGGAATACGTGAACAAGGTCCGCGAGCTCAACAAGAAGGGCCTCGACCAGCTCAAGGCCGGCTTCAAGGAATTGGGCCTCGCCTACGTGGACAGCCATGCGAACTTCATCGCCGTCAGCGGTTTCAAGGACCCGATGGACGCCTTCAAGTTCCTGCAGGCCAAGGGCACCATCATCCGTCCGCAGCCTGCCATGGGTGACGTGCTCCGCATTACCGTGGGTACCGAAGCGCAGAACGCAAAATGCCTCGCCAATATAAAGGCATACCTCGGCAAGTAA
- a CDS encoding radical SAM/SPASM domain-containing protein, which produces MDSVYIEITNVCNLRCSFCPSSDCRYEAGSGKPHTFMSSTLFRQCIAGAVDAGIENVYLHVLGEPTLHPGFALFLKDIKAAGLTATLTTNGTTIARAAHHILNSPAVRQVNFSTHAYAELPPSDARGHLENVLDFCRMALAARPDMYINLRLWNIGDSESGNWNKLMLARVNETFGTQVAPGNFCSRHKSFPIAGRLYLHEDSRFKWPKLDESTGNALQTKDERSAAGTCHALDTHVAILHDGRVVACCLDYSGQITLGNIADQNLAEILGSPLARKLREGFEKHELRHPFCQKCSFCKRFGK; this is translated from the coding sequence ATGGATAGCGTGTACATCGAGATAACGAACGTCTGCAACCTGCGTTGCAGTTTTTGCCCCAGCAGTGATTGCAGGTACGAGGCCGGTTCGGGCAAACCGCACACATTCATGTCGAGCACGCTATTCAGGCAGTGTATCGCAGGCGCGGTAGACGCGGGAATCGAGAACGTCTACCTGCATGTGCTGGGCGAACCGACGCTACACCCGGGATTCGCGCTGTTCCTCAAGGATATAAAAGCCGCGGGCCTTACCGCCACGCTCACCACGAACGGCACGACTATCGCTCGGGCGGCACACCATATCTTGAACAGTCCCGCAGTGCGGCAAGTCAACTTCTCGACGCATGCGTATGCGGAACTCCCGCCAAGCGACGCCCGCGGGCATCTAGAAAACGTTCTCGATTTTTGCAGGATGGCGCTGGCCGCACGGCCCGACATGTACATCAATCTGCGGCTCTGGAACATCGGGGACTCGGAATCCGGCAATTGGAATAAACTAATGCTTGCCCGCGTGAACGAAACTTTCGGCACGCAAGTCGCTCCGGGGAATTTCTGCAGCAGGCACAAGAGTTTCCCCATCGCAGGGAGGCTCTACCTGCACGAAGACTCACGATTCAAGTGGCCCAAGTTAGACGAAAGCACGGGCAATGCCCTACAGACGAAAGACGAAAGAAGCGCCGCAGGCACATGCCACGCCCTCGACACGCACGTAGCCATACTCCACGACGGTCGCGTAGTTGCCTGCTGTCTCGATTACAGCGGGCAAATCACCCTCGGGAACATCGCCGACCAAAACCTCGCCGAAATTCTCGGCTCGCCCCTCGCCCGCAAACTGCGCGAAGGGTTCGAAAAGCACGAATTGCGCCACCCCTTCTGCCAAAAATGCTCCTTCTGCAAGCGCTTCGGCAAGTAA
- a CDS encoding tRNA-dihydrouridine synthase family protein has protein sequence MQVLFAPLQGYTTGIYRKVHAEIFGGVDAYYAPFLRIENGHPREKDLRDLDGAIDCKLDGGFDSIGGNCNSVARAKTVPQIIANSAGEFKVLADAILQKGFTEIDFNMGCPFPMQVSRHRGAGLLNDTRTVQEIMDEIARLSAAGTARFSVKMRLGQDSPDEAFALLPILNDAPLTQITLHPRLGRQQYKGALDIPSFEKFYNECRHPLIYNGDITSVGQIRKIESGYPKLAGIMIGRGMLARPSLAAEYKAATDANAVSENELLSKILKMHGKLYEHARSTYQGDSQILSHIRSFWDYLEPSLPKKVFKKIQKAGKLNEYDVAIQSLNMEQADG, from the coding sequence ATGCAAGTCCTGTTCGCCCCGCTGCAAGGTTACACCACCGGCATCTACCGCAAGGTCCATGCCGAAATCTTCGGCGGCGTCGACGCTTATTACGCGCCCTTCCTGCGCATAGAGAACGGCCACCCCCGTGAAAAAGACTTGCGCGACCTCGACGGCGCCATCGATTGCAAACTCGATGGCGGGTTCGATTCGATTGGTGGCAATTGCAATTCGGTTGCACGTGCAAAAACCGTGCCGCAGATTATCGCGAACAGCGCAGGCGAATTCAAAGTTCTCGCCGACGCCATCCTGCAAAAAGGCTTCACCGAAATCGACTTCAACATGGGATGCCCCTTCCCCATGCAGGTGAGCCGCCACCGCGGTGCGGGCCTCTTGAACGACACCCGAACCGTCCAGGAAATCATGGACGAAATCGCGCGGCTGTCCGCAGCGGGCACCGCAAGGTTTTCCGTCAAGATGCGGCTCGGGCAAGACTCCCCCGACGAGGCTTTCGCGCTGTTGCCCATTTTGAACGACGCCCCGCTCACGCAAATCACGCTCCACCCGAGGCTCGGCAGGCAGCAATACAAGGGCGCCCTGGACATCCCTTCTTTCGAGAAGTTCTACAACGAATGCCGCCATCCGCTCATCTACAACGGCGACATCACGAGCGTTGGCCAGATACGCAAAATAGAATCGGGCTATCCCAAACTTGCCGGCATAATGATTGGCCGCGGGATGCTCGCCCGTCCAAGCCTCGCCGCAGAATACAAGGCCGCAACTGACGCAAACGCCGTCAGCGAAAACGAACTGCTAAGCAAAATCCTAAAGATGCACGGCAAACTGTACGAACACGCGCGCAGCACTTACCAGGGCGACAGCCAGATCCTCTCGCACATCAGGAGTTTTTGGGATTATCTTGAGCCAAGCCTCCCCAAAAAAGTCTTCAAGAAAATCCAGAAGGCCGGAAAACTGAACGAATACGATGTGGCCATCCAGTCGCTCAACATGGAGCAAGCCGATGGATAG
- a CDS encoding ribonuclease domain-containing protein: MKNVSLKTLLAWLVAVCFAACTVSVEPVDGDDADSSSSSVAESSSATEKSIYEAVEESGLYTTKDSVAAYLCKFDKLPANYVGKDEGIALYESKTGNTFDDKWNFNPWTTIGVMIGGDKFGNNEGLLPKGTYHEADVDYFGDNRGNKRLVYASDCVIYYTSSHYKSFTQLDIR, encoded by the coding sequence ATGAAAAATGTTTCCTTAAAGACCCTCCTGGCATGGCTCGTCGCAGTTTGCTTTGCGGCGTGTACGGTGTCAGTGGAGCCTGTCGACGGAGATGACGCCGATTCATCATCTAGCAGTGTTGCTGAATCATCTAGCGCAACAGAAAAAAGCATTTACGAGGCGGTGGAGGAATCCGGCCTGTACACTACCAAGGACTCTGTGGCGGCGTACTTGTGCAAGTTCGACAAACTGCCTGCAAATTATGTTGGTAAGGACGAGGGTATTGCTCTTTACGAATCGAAAACAGGCAACACGTTTGATGATAAATGGAATTTTAATCCGTGGACAACGATTGGTGTGATGATTGGTGGCGACAAATTCGGTAACAACGAGGGCCTTTTACCCAAAGGCACATATCATGAGGCTGACGTAGATTATTTTGGCGACAACCGAGGGAATAAGCGCCTTGTCTACGCTTCAGATTGTGTTATCTACTATACGTCCAGCCATTATAAATCTTTTACTCAGCTGGATATTCGCTAG
- the rdgB gene encoding RdgB/HAM1 family non-canonical purine NTP pyrophosphatase, which yields MKHLFVIATASAGKIRDFAHILGTDHYEFKTLKDIGFDEEIIEDGNSFAENAIIKSNTTALWLAKRGIEATVLADDSGLEVFALGGAPGIYSARYSGIHGADDDNNTLLLKNLAGIEDRKARYFCALSYQTVTPDASGKFVVSEPQIFEGECRGNINYAPVGDMGFGYDPLFVPDGETRTFAQMELEEKKAISHRGNAIRSLKKALGK from the coding sequence ATGAAACACTTATTTGTCATTGCGACGGCAAGCGCCGGAAAAATCAGGGATTTCGCCCACATTCTGGGCACCGACCATTACGAATTCAAGACCCTCAAGGACATCGGATTCGACGAGGAAATCATCGAAGACGGCAACTCGTTCGCCGAAAACGCCATCATCAAGTCGAACACGACCGCTCTGTGGCTTGCCAAGCGCGGCATTGAGGCGACCGTACTTGCCGACGACTCCGGCCTGGAAGTTTTCGCGCTCGGCGGAGCTCCCGGAATCTACAGCGCCCGCTACAGCGGCATCCACGGCGCAGACGACGACAACAACACGCTGCTCCTGAAGAACCTCGCCGGCATCGAAGACCGCAAGGCCCGCTACTTTTGCGCCCTCTCGTACCAGACGGTTACTCCGGATGCAAGCGGCAAGTTCGTCGTAAGCGAACCGCAGATTTTCGAAGGCGAATGCCGCGGAAACATCAACTACGCTCCCGTTGGCGACATGGGTTTCGGCTACGACCCGCTCTTTGTCCCCGATGGTGAAACCCGCACCTTCGCGCAGATGGAACTCGAAGAGAAAAAAGCCATCAGCCACCGCGGAAACGCCATCCGCTCCCTGAAAAAAGCGCTGGGGAAATAA
- a CDS encoding TM2 domain-containing protein, whose amino-acid sequence MPAQGEHNKWIALALCILLGYLGLHRFYEGKIWTGILWLCTAGLCGVGVVVDAILIVMKPEHY is encoded by the coding sequence ATGCCCGCACAAGGTGAACACAACAAATGGATAGCGCTTGCCCTCTGCATTCTGCTAGGGTATCTTGGACTACACCGCTTCTACGAAGGCAAAATCTGGACGGGAATCCTCTGGCTCTGCACGGCAGGCCTCTGCGGCGTAGGCGTCGTCGTTGACGCCATTCTCATCGTCATGAAGCCGGAACACTACTAA
- a CDS encoding arginase family protein, which translates to MQELRGYDNTRYIDCTDIPGTDCYCDDEAVEAIRRRIAEAGVTDASGIHFFDNGNYHYMSKIWTDMVQEPFSLVVFDHHPDMQEPRFGNILSCGGWVKKVLEENKFVQSVTLIGVADHLAEEIPPHDKVMIIRESEIVTLEGRSPDRVHASSHPLYISIDKDALSTDYAATNWDQGSLSLEHMKAIIEALAQGNKIIGIDICGERARDFAGDEHHSVQEADALNDRTNRELVEFLQNF; encoded by the coding sequence ATGCAGGAGCTGCGCGGGTACGATAATACCCGTTACATCGACTGCACCGACATTCCGGGCACGGACTGTTACTGCGACGACGAGGCCGTCGAAGCCATCCGCAGGCGCATTGCAGAGGCTGGCGTCACGGATGCAAGCGGCATTCACTTCTTCGACAACGGGAATTACCACTACATGAGCAAGATCTGGACAGACATGGTCCAGGAACCGTTCTCGCTCGTGGTATTCGATCACCACCCCGACATGCAGGAACCGCGTTTCGGGAACATACTCAGTTGCGGAGGCTGGGTCAAGAAGGTGCTGGAAGAGAACAAGTTCGTGCAAAGCGTAACTCTCATTGGAGTTGCCGACCACCTGGCGGAGGAAATTCCGCCCCATGACAAAGTCATGATTATCCGCGAAAGCGAAATTGTCACCCTGGAGGGGCGTAGCCCCGATAGGGTCCACGCATCTTCACACCCCCTTTACATCAGCATCGACAAGGACGCCCTCTCAACAGACTACGCCGCCACAAACTGGGACCAGGGCTCGCTCAGCCTTGAACACATGAAGGCGATTATCGAAGCCCTTGCACAAGGCAACAAGATTATCGGCATCGACATCTGCGGGGAACGCGCGCGCGACTTTGCCGGCGACGAACATCACTCCGTCCAAGAAGCGGACGCACTGAACGACCGTACAAACCGCGAATTGGTCGAATTTTTGCAGAATTTTTAA
- a CDS encoding SDR family NAD(P)-dependent oxidoreductase, translated as MNVFISGTHSGIGRAIAELFLSRGAHVVGFDIQKSTIDHAEYEHHIADVSDKASFPELSMAANIVVSNAGVQNSGRDIEINLMGAMNFVEKYAIQPEIKSVLFIASSSAHTGDEFPEYAVSKGGLLTYVKNVGRRVAKFGATCNSISPGGVKTSLNKPVMDDPALWNRIMDVTPLRRWAKPEDIAEWVWFLTVVNKNCTGQDILVDNGEKDLNSTFVWP; from the coding sequence ATGAACGTGTTTATCAGCGGAACGCACAGCGGCATCGGCCGAGCCATCGCGGAACTGTTCCTGAGCAGGGGCGCGCACGTTGTCGGTTTCGATATCCAGAAATCAACGATTGACCACGCCGAATACGAGCATCATATTGCCGACGTCTCGGACAAGGCGTCTTTCCCAGAACTTTCGATGGCGGCAAACATCGTCGTGAGCAATGCAGGCGTACAGAATTCCGGCCGCGACATCGAAATCAACTTGATGGGCGCGATGAACTTTGTCGAAAAATATGCCATCCAGCCCGAAATCAAGTCGGTGCTTTTCATTGCGTCTTCGAGCGCGCACACCGGCGACGAATTCCCCGAATACGCCGTTTCGAAGGGCGGGCTGTTGACCTACGTGAAGAACGTGGGCCGCCGAGTCGCCAAGTTCGGTGCCACATGCAACAGCATTTCGCCGGGTGGCGTCAAGACCAGCCTCAACAAACCCGTGATGGACGACCCTGCGCTCTGGAACCGCATCATGGACGTGACCCCGCTCAGGCGCTGGGCCAAGCCCGAAGACATCGCGGAATGGGTCTGGTTCCTGACCGTCGTGAACAAGAACTGCACGGGCCAGGACATCCTCGTCGACAACGGCGAGAAAGACTTGAACAGCACCTTCGTGTGGCCGTAA
- a CDS encoding VUT family protein yields the protein MKSYIQREWQDLVVLLRNIPSLVVSFFILSVVCMNLLANKELVSFEYMALDCGFTLSWFSFLCMDMICKRFGPKAAMKVSVVALFVNLCTCLFFNILSHAPGMWGEFYSYIDTNPDAAKVANDALNATFGGSWYVVLGSALAMFTASLVNSVVNYGMGKFAKGKDFKTFAARSYVSTMVAQFVDNMIFALTVSHVFFGWTMKQVIICSITGAVMELLCEVVFSPVGYRMACKWEKENVGSDYLKFKAGQA from the coding sequence ATGAAAAGCTATATCCAGCGCGAATGGCAGGATCTGGTTGTCCTCCTCCGCAATATTCCCTCCCTCGTCGTCAGTTTCTTTATTCTCTCCGTCGTGTGCATGAACTTGCTCGCGAACAAGGAACTGGTCTCCTTCGAATACATGGCACTTGACTGCGGCTTTACGCTCAGCTGGTTCTCGTTCCTCTGCATGGACATGATATGCAAGCGGTTCGGGCCCAAGGCCGCCATGAAAGTCTCGGTAGTCGCCCTCTTCGTGAACCTGTGCACCTGCCTGTTCTTCAACATCCTTTCGCATGCGCCGGGAATGTGGGGCGAATTCTACAGCTACATCGACACGAATCCCGATGCGGCCAAGGTCGCAAACGACGCCCTCAACGCCACGTTTGGCGGTTCCTGGTACGTGGTGCTGGGCTCTGCGCTCGCCATGTTCACTGCGTCTCTCGTCAACTCCGTCGTGAACTACGGCATGGGAAAATTCGCGAAAGGCAAGGATTTCAAGACGTTCGCCGCACGTTCCTACGTTTCGACGATGGTCGCGCAGTTTGTGGACAACATGATTTTCGCCCTTACGGTAAGCCACGTGTTCTTCGGCTGGACCATGAAGCAGGTCATCATCTGTTCGATTACGGGCGCCGTCATGGAACTCCTCTGCGAAGTCGTCTTCAGCCCAGTCGGCTACAGAATGGCCTGCAAGTGGGAAAAGGAAAACGTCGGTAGCGATTACCTCAAATTCAAGGCGGGGCAAGCATGA